From the genome of Nicotiana sylvestris chromosome 2, ASM39365v2, whole genome shotgun sequence, one region includes:
- the LOC104243110 gene encoding thioredoxin-like protein CXXS1, whose protein sequence is MENQEQGSKSRVMKVDSKESWDFHVNQATVQGCPIVAHFTAAWCIPSVAMNPFMEELASMYQNTISFLTIDVDEVKEVASKYEVKAMPTFLLLKDGVPVDKLVGANPDEIRKRVQSFAHSYPTDIA, encoded by the exons ATGGAAAACCAAGAACAGGGGTCCAAATCAAGAGTTATGAAGGTAGACTCTAAGGAATCATGGGATTTCCATGTTAATCAAGCCACAGTTCAAGGATGCCCT aTTGTGGCACACTTTACTGCTGCTTGGTGTATTCCCTCTgtggcaatgaacccctttaTGGAGGAGTTGGCTTCTATGTACCAAAATACTATTTCTTTTCTCACAATTGATGTGGATGAGGTCAAG GAGGTGGCTAGCAAATATGAGGTGAAAGCCATGCCAACATTTCTTCTGCTGAAAGATGGAGTGCCAGTAGACAAGCTAGTTGGTGCAAATCCAGATGAGATAAGGAAAAGGGTTCAAAGTTTTGCTCACTCCTACCCTACAGATATAGCCTAG
- the LOC138883556 gene encoding serine/threonine-protein phosphatase 7 long form homolog, whose translation MRAQFLDMMGHFTGYRPQDDVGGSRIALSAIRDHMAVLHPDITGEMEDLHIQRYTRLALLLFFGCVLFPNTSGSLVSMRFLHHLQQLDDLPQYSWGAAVLAYLYRSMCRSSMGPAVDICDFLPLLQVWAWQRIMPLQPHLPPLAPGESYPFIPLSSRWILRRGNYRGTDAHHNLPLIRDVLDMLVDGQFIWTPYSDELLAQLPVYCSVDQLLWRTSIPMIFFDMVEYHATERVLRQFHRPQPIPGEPG comes from the exons ATGCGTGCACAGTTTTTGGATATGATGGGGCATTTTACTGGTTATAGACCTCAGGATGATGTTGGGGGCAGTCGCATTGCTTTGTCAGCCATCAGAGATCATATGGCTGTTTTGCACCCAGACATTACCGGTGAGATGGAGGATCTCCATATTCAGAGGTACACGCGGTTGGCGCTGCTCCTGTTTTTCGggtgtgtcttgttcccgaacacttcggggagtcTCGTGAGTATGCGCTTTCTCCATCATCTTCAGCAGCTGGATGATTTACCCCAGTACAGctggggtgctgctgttctcgCATACCTGTATAGGAGCATGTGCCGGTCGAGCATGGGCCCAGCGGTGGACATATGTGATTTTCTGCCcctcctacag gtttgggcctggcagcGGATCATGCCGTTGCAGCCACATCTACCACCACTTGCGCCCGGTGAGTCTTATCCATTTATCCCTCTATCTTCTAGGTGGATTCTCCggcgtgggaactaccgagggacCGATGCTCATCACAATCTCCCCCTTATCAGGGATGTGCTAGATATGTTGGTGGAcggacag ttcatctggacgccatacagcGATGAGTTGCTAGCTCAGCTGCCTGTTTATTGCTCAGTCGATCAACTGCTTTGGAGAACCTCCATCCCGATGATCTTCTTCGatatggttgagtatcatgccacagagcgtgtGCTTCGCCAGTTTCACCGTCCCCAGCCTATACCGGGGGAGCCTGGATAG